In the genome of Arachis hypogaea cultivar Tifrunner chromosome 9, arahy.Tifrunner.gnm2.J5K5, whole genome shotgun sequence, the window TTAGGGTTTGGCCTCAATgagatttaagggattttatgttTAGATGAGGTTGATTTTAAGAGAGCAAGCAAGAAAATCTTAACCCTAAAATAACCGattgaattaattattatgcagTTTTTCAGATCTTGAAAAGCCACAAGGTGAATTCGATGGAAAAGCATGTGCAGCCATTGAGCAGAGTAGTCTTATTTCTCTCTATGATATCATGTTCCTCCAGGTGCTTAAGCATTTGAACCTATAATATAGATTCCTAATATCTTTATATCTATAACTATCTCTCTTCCTCCAGGTGCTTAAGCATTTGAACCTATAATATAGATTCCTAATATCTTTATATCTATAACTATCTCTCTTTGGTATATCCTTATGCATATTCAAGAATGTATTAACTAGTGTTTCTTTGATTAATCTCATATAATATAATTTCCTCCTTAGTTATTGATTATTGATGCTGATATATTATGATTTGGTTGGTGCAGCTTGATGTGACTTCATCCCAACTTCTTGTGAATGATGGCTTCTTTAGGGATGCAGGTTTCAGAAAACAACTTTTAGACACTGTGCACTCACTATTGGATTTAAGAGTTATCCCCATTTTTCAATGAAAATGATGTTGTTAGTACTAGGAAGGCACCATATGAGGTATCTTGATTTTCCTTATCACCTTTTATCTATTGTTTTCTTTACttctattaattttaaaagttctATTAGTACTTCATATGTTATATTTCCAATTTTTTGACACTCACAGATCCAATTAGGAAAACATATACTACTTGTAGCGAATGCTCTATAGAATTTGAGGTGGATGGACAATACAAGTTAAACTAGAACTTGTAGTATATGATTTGAATATTTTCCCGTGCTTCACTATTTGTGAATGACTTATATATGGTTTGCTTTGACGTAGGCAATGGTTCTTGCTGCTTCCAGATTAGTTGCTctatagaatttgaatatttcAGCTTATTCCTAGATGTTCGTACAGTAGAAAAAGTTCAAGTATGGATCTTTATTATATTCCATTTTCAGATATCTTAAACTAACAAGATTCCTATTTCAGGTGTTAGGTTCTAATTATCTTAGTGTGTTACTTGAGGCTATTGATATAAGGTAACaaaatttcttttccaagatggTGAGCCTAATAATGTTGTTGATGATAGAGATTTACATACTATTCTCAACTATTAATTATACTTCTTGTGTTGAAGCTTTTAAGCTGAATATGAGTAATAAACTGCTGAGCACAAAATGCTTTGGGATATATTTTAATGTAAAATTGTAAATTAGCTTGCCGTTTGATTCATCTCATCTTTTTAATACATGTTTGTTACTTCTAATTGGGTTGATCTTTCTTTTCAGGGCACCAAAATTAACAATATAATTGAATTATGTGTTTCTTAATTTTTCATATATTCCTGACATTAGGATATAATATTATAATCTTTAATtacctaatttatttattttgaaaggaattcaatttaattcacttCAAACTTGTTGTTTCAAATGGGCTTGCAGCAGGTTGCTGAATTTGTTCTCCTTCATGGTCCTTCATGGCTAACAAAGCTAAAGAAGAGCCTAACACTGCACCTTCTTTTGATCGGTGGCTACAGTTTGtttctattataattataatttgttcTTGTTGGTCTTGTTGTAAGTTTGAATTAAATTTGTTCTTTCTTAGGTTATGGCTACAGTTTGtttctattataattataatttgatCCTTGTTTTTggtacatttttattattatttatcttgaaCATAACATTAGGTATTTGATTTTGATGTCTTTTGCAGACTAGTGGATCATTATATGGTGCCTTAATTGGTTCTGTTTTGGCCTTCAATGTTGCTGACTTCCTAGGTAATTATCCCTCTAACTGGTTATCATTTTATATATCGCCTTTCCTGGGGAAGTTTATGACAAACTTCAATTTTAGGTAGAAGAAGGAAGCTGGTTTCAGCGGCATTGTTATATCTTGTCGGAGCACTCGTAATAGCACTTGCTCCAAATCTTCCTATATTGGTGATAGGAAGATTTGTTTATGGTATAGGAATTGGATTGGTATGTTCTTTTTTACCAAACTGATACATCTAAGTTTATATCTATTAATTTCTGCTTTATCAGGGTAGAAAAACCATCTAGGCAATTTGAGGTGTAGGATTTACTATTGTCATATACAAAAGTAAATGATCTTTGGGCCTGCACCAGCACCTAATGCCTTAGAAGGGTGTATGACCAAATGGGTAGAGAATATAATTTACTGAATTCGTTGGAAGAATATAATCTCAGAGAAACTATATCTATGAGACACATTGCTTAGAACTTAGCTTCAATACTTGCTTTAGGATAGAAGCCTTTTAGCATTGAGCACTATATATATACTGCAATAGGAATAAGTACACTTCTACATTTTCAAGCGAAATCGTGATAGTACACCAAACATATTCAGTCATAGATCTTATTCTATCATAATTCAAGTCTAATATTCTATAGGAATGtattaaacctttttttttttgaaaaaaaaaagatttggtttGAATCATTAAATTTCGCTGGTGGAATTTATTATTAGGGCATTCATATACTTACCTCCACTTACATTGGTCCTTAGACTTCATATATGAGTCTCCTTGCAAGGAAGAGATAAAAGTGGGAAAATGGTTATTTTGCATGTTAATGGCACTCTTAAAGAGTTTGTTATCTAAATAATAGACGGTTATCTTTTCTAGGCAATGCATGCTGCTCCAATGTACATTGCTGAGACGGCCCCGTCATCAATACGTGGACTACTGATTTCTCTGAAAGAGTTCTTTATAGTACTTGGGATGGTGGTAAGTTGTAGAACTTTCAATACTCCTACTATTATGGCTTCCTGAGTAATAATAATCTATCAAAAACCTTTCTATACTTAGTTGGTAATATAGAAAATGGTCAAATATCATTTGTGCAGGCAGGTTATGGAATCGTTAGCCTTCTGGTAGACACGGTAGCTGGGTGGCGCTATATGTATGGAGTTAGTAGTCCTTTGGCAGTAATAATGGGAATTGGAATGTGTTGGCTCCCAGCTTCTCCTAGATGGCTACTTTTATGTGCTATACAGGGAAAAGGGGATGGAGAGAATTTGAAAAGCACCGCAATTCATTGTCTGTGCCGTCTTCGAGGTCAAGCTGTTGATGACTCAGCTCATCGGCAAGTGGATGAAATTCTGGCTGTGTTTGCTTATGTGGGTGAAGAAAAAGAGGTTAATTTTGGAGAAATGTTCAGAGGAAAATGCTTGAAAGCCCTTACCATTGGTGCAGGGTTGGTCTTGTTTCAACAGGTATAGCAACtgctcaaataaaatagtaaaagtcATCATACTTCCCAGATTTTCATTGTATTCACAATGTAGACTGAAATTTGTGACAGATCACAGGGCAACCAAGTGTGCTTTACTATGCTGGATCAATCCTTCAGGTATTATATAACACATTCATATGATCTATTTATTACCTGTCACTAGTGGAAGTTTGATGAAACTGTAACCCATTTTCAGTAGGTAGAGTGCGGGATTCTCCGCTGCATCTGATGCAACCCGAGTCTCTATTCTCCTTGGATTTTCAAGGTAGATTTTTTCCCCTTATGTTTGCAATACCTGAACAACTTAGTTAGCAAGGAAACTTTTTGTCAGTTTTATTAGTAAGATGTGGGTGAATGTTTTCTAAAAAATGCAAAATTGCTGGATTGGGTATGAAGTTATTGTTCAAGctttgtcaattgtcatttttctGTAACTCTTCTCTTGCTCTGTTACTGTACAATGAGCTAACTGTATCTTCATGCTGTATCCATAAGTTTGTGTCTTAATGTTGCTTCTTTTGTTAAAACGGGAGAGAAATTTTTTTATAGATTTGaagttttaaaatattagattGGCACTCCCTtcagtattttctttttcaattgattgcATTTTGTCAAATGAAAGAGCCATGTTTGTCTATTCAAAAGCAGTTCATACTCTTTTGGAATCAATTGTTGTTAAGAAACAAACTCTTCTCATTTTCCCATCTATACAATGCAATGCGACACATTTACAACAAGAGAAAagggaaaacaaagaaaaatcatgtTACAACTTGTTCCCATTGTCCTTGTCCTTGTTTTCACTGCTCTTGCTTGCCCTTTTCTGTTTTCTTGCCAAATTTATGAGCATCTTCTCCTATCCAGTCAGTTTATATGTTCTGTTGCAACTTATTTGTTATGTTTGTGTTCTAGTTGATTATGACCGGAACTGCTGTCGCCGTTGTCGATAAAGTTGGAAGAAGACCTTTcctactgggaggagtttcagggATGGTCAGTTCCTTCTTATCTCAGACTTTAGTTTCGGTATCAATATACCGATAAAAAGACTCTTATTTGTATGTTGTATTGAGAGAGGGATGAGATAAGCGGCATAAAGTATTAACTTCTTTCTAACGTTGGTAGTTTTTCTGCATCCTGATTTATACTTGCTTTCAATATctcattcaaattttttttcaggtACAAGCACAACTAGTTTGAGGCTAACGATCCTTATTAAAAATGTGTTCATGGAATGAAACTGCACCTGCAATGCAAGACCTTGTTAATCTGACATGGGTGCAAAGGCATAAGACTTGTATCATATACAGTCACCAATGGAGGTGATTAAATGATCAGCTCCTGCCACCTGTGAGTTTTAATTGTTGCCTTTTGGTGCTTTTGTGTTATCATGGTGACTGGTTGAATACTAGTTATTTAGATGTTCCTAGTTGAATACCTTACTGATTTTTTACTTGGACAGAATTGAAGTAGAAACCAAGTAAAAAGAAAGTCAGTGATTTTTATTATCCTTTTTATAATCTTTCTGTTAAAGCTGCTTTTCAATTGATTAGGCAAAAAGAGCTGGCTCAAAACTGAAGAGCCGAATTGTAGCGGAGCAATCCATATATAAATGGTCTCATATAATTGAGCAATTGGGAACTTTGCTTTATTCTTTCTGCTGTATTATTGTATTGCATCTGTGCTAGGCTCTATTTGTTTTCTTTTGATCATTAACTATGTGCTAATCATTGATGTAACATAGATTTGTAGTATTTGTGttgtttaaatttatattatgctttattacttttcaagagaactttgtgtataaatacaacaataacaacaaagccttgtcccactaagtggggtcggctacatgaatcaaacgacgcaattgtgctctgtcatgtatcatgtctacagagagaccgtttacatgtagatctcgtttgaccacctcatggatggtcttcttaggtcttcttctgcctttcgccctttgtccatcttccatctcatccaccctcctgactggatgttctatcggtcttcttctcacatgtccaaaccacctgagacgcgattcaaccatcttttccacaatgggtgctactccaactctctcccttatatcttcattccttattttatccaatcgcgtgtgaccactcatccatctcaacatcttcatctctgccacactcagcttatgttcgtgctctcctttagccgcccaacactccgtaccatacagcatagccggtcttatagcggtgcgatagaatttacctttaagttttaaaggcacttttttgttgcatataaaaccagatgcacttcgccattttgaccaacctgcttggatcctatgatttacatcatgttcgatctctccattatcctgtatgatgcacccaagatacttaaaacttttaacttttcgtaaggtgttctctccaattttcacctctatattggagttttcccttctcagactgaacttacattccatatattccgtcttgctacggcttatgcacagaccatacacttctagagcttctctccataactccaacttcttatttaggtcttcccttgactctcccataaggacgatatcatcggcaaaaagcatgcaccatggcacaggctcttggatgtgctctgtgagtacttccaaaactaatgtgaaaaggtatggacttaaggatgatccctggtgtaatcctataccaatagggaattcctctgtcacaccaccttgagtcttcacactagttgtggccccatcatacatgtctttaattgtccgaatatatgcgatccttactctcctcttttctaaaaccttccataagacctcccttggtaccctatcatacgctttttccaaatcaataaacaccatgtgtagatcccttttattactacgatacctctccatcatccttcttaataggtatatcgcttcagtggtagatctgcctggcataaatccaaattggttctctgttacttgtgtctcttttctcaacttccgttctatcaccctttcccataacttcatagtatgactcataagcttaatccctctataatttccgcaactttgtatatcccccttattcttgtagataggtaccaaggtgctctttctccactcatcaggcatcttctttgaccttaaaatctcattaaaaagcttggttaaccagttgatgccttttcctccaagacccttccaaacctcaatcgggatattatcaggtcctactgccctgccatttttcatctgctttagagcctcttttacttcaaagtctcgaatccttcgatagtagtcaaagttttgatcttcttcccttgtgcataatcgaccaaggctcggaagagtcttctgtccctcgttaaataactcgtagaagtagctcttccacctttcattaatcttctcctcttgagtcaacacctctccatccttatcctttatgcacttaacctgattcAAATTTCTCGTTCTTCGttcccggctctttgcaattctatatatacctttttctccttctttcgtatccaaagactggtagagaccctcatatgctcttgttcttgcttcacttacagccacttttgtctctttcttagccgccttatatttttcccagttatctgcattgcggcataaagatcactctttaaagcattctctttttatctttatcttttcttgtatactcgcattccaccaccaggactccttgtctcttggtcctattcctttagattcaccaaaactttcttttgctgttcttctaataacttctgccatcttcctccacatctcttccgcgcttccattcccatcccaccttGCCttttctcctacccgtcttaggaagcttctttgttcctcacctttcatccgccaccacctcgtccttgggttcttcgtatgatgtcttttcctcaacttttgctcaacgcgaaaatccatgacgagcaccctatgttgtgttgtcaaactctctcccgggataattttacagttaatgcaaaatttccggtcgactctcctcaacaagaagaagtcgatttgagagcttgtcatgccactcttataggttataagatgttcgtctctctttttaaaacatgtatttgcgatgagaagatcaaaagttgaggaaaagtccaaaatagttttaccctcggcattgatcaccccgaaactatggcctccgtgaatactcccatatccagtcacttctctcccaacatggccatttaaatctcctcctaagaaaatcttatctcccaaagatatgccttgaactaaactctctagatcctcccaaaaccttatcttgtgttgttcgtccgaacccacttgcggtgcataggcgctaatcacatgaaaagcacctccctccaccacaagtttgatagagatgatccgatctcccaccctcttgacatcaactacgtccttcttccactgcttatccacaattattctaactccattcctattcttcacctttcctgtataccaaagtttgaaaccagaagaatccaactccctagcctttgcaccaacccatttcgtttcttgtaggcacataatgttaatcttcctccttgtcatggtatccaccacctccatggactttcctgttagagtgcctatgttccatgtcccaaatctcaaccttttgtcgcttcgacctttaccttttcctttgtgaactagcttatttaccctcgtccgttcacgaaaacgcgagaacccttgctcatttaacactacatccgggcaccgatgcagcggctcttgctttgacaccgtactcgagccatacggcgcgttacttccgggtaacgacctagctttagcgcaataatgtctttgattcatgtcatggggggttcggctatatttttacattggttgctttgacaccgtactcgagccatacggcgcgttacttccgggtaacgacctagctttagcgcaataatgtctttgattcatgtcatggggggttcggctatatttttacgttggttgccgaagacctaacacaaccctcctcctttatccgggcttgggaccggctatgtaccgcaagtgtaacataggcggagttaactttgtgtataaatatttaattaaatttaatgaaatattttattttgtaataattaattttagtatatttatattatatataataataataattaatgataaaaataatttgaaattttagaaaaatgatAGGTGGTTATTTCTAAAAGAgtgagtataattaaaaaaattttaagattttagccgcaatagtaatggcaactaaaagtgaataatattacaattttagaattatttttagtggcAATATATATTGCCGGTAAAATGGGTTTTGGCGGCAATAGTAATAGTCACTAAAAGTGAATAATATTGTAATATTAGAATTGTTTTTGGTGGCTATATAAATTGCCAAAAAAATGGCAGCtaaaaattatatactttttgcggCCATTAAAAAGGTCTTTACGAAAAATGTTATAATTGCCACCAAAATTTTTTAGCGACAAAGTATAAGACGGTTAATGTCTAATTGTCGGTAAATGTattgattgttatttttattgccgctaaaagtaaaataaatggccgctaaaagtaaaatatattaaattatttaataattttttattatttttttatataaagatatttttaggtaaataataaaaaaatagtaaaatttgtAAGTATCGATATAAGCCCTTGTTGCACTGGCTAAATTAGTATGTATTATTACTTATTAGTGAAAAATTACATTGTACATATGTTTATTAAGTTGTACAGCATTTCCAACGCAACAACGTTGATGTGTATGGATCCATCCCTATATTGTTAGGGATAGGTGATATTAATGTCTGTTTTGTCGGAGAAATTGATGTTCTAACTAATCCTTGAAAATAATTGGAAGCATGTCTACATAGTCTTCTTTCTTAACTGTGAAAGGTCAAGAACCTATCATTTTTCAAACACTTGTTAGCAAAGCCATCACCACCCAGCTAATAGAATAATATAGATTATGTAGAGAATCAGTAAAATACAATTGCGTGACTAGTGGTTATTTAATGTGCCAAAAGTCCAATGTCAATTGTCTTCTAATTAATCGTGGTAGAAAATAAGTACTATTCTGAAAGagacaaattcaaattttttttataagatggAAGAGAATTCATGCACAAACAATGATGGAAATAGTATATATTACCccgaattaaaaaaagaaaaaagaaaaatagttatGCAAATATCTTTTTCTCTCATCGCTTTCTTACTAATAGGGAAAACAAGAGAATGATAATGtaataaaatagtagtttatgtTGAATCCGTGTCACACTTATAATTCTATTGGTTCAATTCACCGACTTTGTAATAAGTCCGCTCTCTTATAATTGCATATTATGTGcacttttcttaattaatagaataaataactatttttaactataaaaaattgAAGTGTTAACaatatttattatgattaattttcaaaaattttataattacgaAAGATTATGTCTCAATATCGTGTGTCTCAATTTTTTATAATCAGAAAttgttatttatttctttttaaaaattaaataagaaaataaataattgtattgTTACTAATATTTGTGAATTTTTCATCGATTTACTGGAAGATAAGCAGTTGATATAGCAATAATTTTATATACGCAAAGGCTATAATTGATTATTCATTAATGATTTGATGATATAGAAAATCGATAACATCTGCCGGCTTTAACATTTAAATGTTAAGATATTTTCCAGTTCATGCTCGACATCTGAACACCATGCACTAAATAATTATGCATATCCGCAAACTGCAGGAAAAGATATAATTCTCTAAAGGGCACAACAAAATTGCCGTTGATGCATGGCTGAATGCCAATATAATCTCTATATGTGACTATATAGTATCTTTGTATCCAGAGTTTATTTTAAGTTACTTGTTGGGCTTTATAGCTACGGAGAAAATAATTCTGTTAggtaattaattaagaataatCAATTGTaatcaactaatttttttttttagaaaaaacataaatttaaattattatgaatttttttatataaaatagatCATAATTAACAATAACTGGatgatttgatatttttaattgaacTTATTGAAGTTAAGTAATTAagaggtttttattttttttatatttcaattaaaataaattaatttttaatttttatattaaaaagttAATTTGTTAACATTTTTTCTCATActacatatttatattttaaccatcatcatatttttatatgaatCACTACATATGATTAGACAAAATGCATACCAAGTGGCTCAAAGAAGGTATTAATGGCTATGCTCCATACGGCGGTTACCTACTACCGCCATTTTGTgcattaatataatttttgtttcttttgctgcttggattttttttttaaatgaataaaataaatattttatttatcaaaatacatCATTTGAAACATTTTTAGCAAAATATATAGtatctcttatcttatttatagtataaacaaaataatattgtACGTAtattgtttacactgtaaacgagataagacacgtAACGACGTGGCTATATCACGTTTGTATACGTGATGTGTAAcgctcttatctcgtttacagtgcaAATGAGATATGTATAGTATtatttcatttacactgtaaataagATAAGACCGAAaaatgtctatatatatatatgcattttgTCCGATCCATTGTGGCTGTTTACAGTTTATTACAcccatttctttaatttttctctcaCTTTTATAATTTTCTAATCAAATTTTGGAATTACTTCAAGATTATGGTGCGTACCAATAAT includes:
- the LOC112709346 gene encoding D-xylose-proton symporter-like 2 isoform X1, encoding MHAAPMYIAETAPSSIRGLLISLKEFFIVLGMVAGYGIVSLLVDTVAGWRYMYGVSSPLAVIMGIGMCWLPASPRWLLLCAIQGKGDGENLKSTAIHCLCRLRGQAVDDSAHRQVDEILAVFAYVGEEKEVNFGEMFRGKCLKALTIGAGLVLFQQITGQPSVLYYAGSILQVECGILRCI
- the LOC112709346 gene encoding D-xylose-proton symporter-like 2 isoform X2 → MHAAPMYIAETAPSSIRGLLISLKEFFIVLGMVAGYGIVSLLVDTVAGWRYMYGVSSPLAVIMGIGMCWLPASPRWLLLCAIQGKGDGENLKSTAIHCLCRLRGQAVDDSAHRQVDEILAVFAYVGEEKEVNFGEMFRGKCLKALTIGAGLVLFQQITGQPSVLYYAGSILQ